The genomic window GTTCATGGGCGGCACCCTCGAGAACCCGACATATCGTGACGTCTGCACCGGGAGAACCGGGCACGCGGAGGTCGTCCAGGTGACCTACGATCCTGACGAGGTCTCATACCGCGATCTCCTCACAGTCTTTTGGAACGTTCACGACCCGACCACGCCGAACCGGCAGGGCCCCGATATCGGTGAGCAGTACCGGTCGGTGATCTTCTACCACACCCCGGAGCAGGAAGCGGAGGCACGGGCCTCAAAAGAGGAGATGAAACGCTCGGGTAGGTTTGGGCGCCCTATCGTCACCGCGATCGAGCCCGCCGGGACGTTCTGGCGTGCCGAAGAGTATCATCAGCAGTACTTCGCAAAACGGGGCGGCGGACACTGCAGGATTATGTAGTGGTTCGAGAAGAAACGGGATCGTCGGTAAAGGGAGGTCCCCCTTTACTTCACCGACTCTTTCATCTTGTCGACGACGTCCTGGAAGAAGCCTTTGCTCTTCTTTGCGGGGCGCCTCTTCCCCTCAATCTCAAGGAGGCGCCCATAGAGATCGCGCTCTTCGTCTGTCAGGCGTGTGGGGACGACGATGTGCACCCGCACCAGCATATCGCCGGGCTTCGTCTGCCACCGCACACCCTCGCCTGCAATCTTTAACCCGGTGTTGTGCTGCACACCGGCCGGAATACTCAATACGACCGTCCGCCCGTCGATCGTCTTGATCTCGACCTCGGAGCCCAGCGCCGCCTGGGCCGGGGTGATATCGACGGTCGTCTCCAGGTCGTCACCCCGCCTGACGAACGACTTATGCGGCGCAACACTGATCTCGATGTAGAGATCCCCCGGCGGCGCACCGTACTCTCCGGCGTCGCCGTAACCTTCCATCCGGAGGCGCATGCCCGTGTCCACGCCCGGCGGGACACGGACCTTCACAGTCTGCCGGGCGCGCCGGTGCCCGCTCCCGCCACAGGTCTTGCACCGGGCCTCGGGCATCCTCCCCCGTCCCCCGCAGGCGGTGCAAGGTGTCATCCGGACGAAACTCCCGAAGATGGACTGGCTCATCTGGCGCATCTGTCCGCTTCCGCCGCACGTCGGGCAGGTGGTGAACTTCCTCGTCTCGCTCCCCGTTCCATCGCAGACAGGGCAGGGCTCGACATGATCGACGGAGATCTCCTTCTCCGTTCCGAACACCGCCTCCTCAAGCGTGATGCGCATATTCATCAGGAGGTCGGCGCCGGGGCGGGGGCCGCTCTGCCTGCCCCCGCCAAATCCGCCGCCGAAGAACGCATCGAAGATGTCACCGAACCCCGAGAAGTCGGCGCTGAACCCGCCGGAGTAGCCGCCGCCGGAGTACGAACCGCGGGACGCGTTGCTATAGGCTTCATGCCCCATCCGGTCATACTGAGCGCGCTTCTGGGCGTCGGAGAGGACGCTGTAGGCCTCGTTGATCTTCTTGAACCGCTCCTCGGCCCCCGGCTCCTTGCAGACATCGGGGTGATACTTTCGTGCCAGGTCCCGGTACGCTTTCCTGATCTCCTTCTCGTCGGCGTCTCTCGCGACGCCGAGGATATCATAGTAGCTGTCCGGACCCATCGACCTCACTCTTTGACTTCGTAATCGGCATCAACGACGTTATCATCCTTCTTTGCGCCGCTTCCCGCCGCTTTCTGCTCCTGGGCGGCGGCCTGGGCTTTCTGGTACATCTTTGTCGTGACCGCATATACCGCTTCGGTCAGGAGATCCATCTTCTGCTTGATGGCCTCAAGATCGTCACCCTCAAGAGCCTTCTTGAGGTCGGCAATCGCAGTCTCGATCTTCTCCTTCTCCGAAGCGTCGATTGAGTCCCCGGCGTCCTTTATGGCCCGCTCGGCGGTGAAGATCGCGGTGTCGGCGGTGTTCCGAAGATCAATCTCCTCGCGCTTCTTCTTGTCCTCTTCCTCGTATTTCTTTGCCTCATCAATCATCCGCTGGATCTCGGACTCGGAGGGGCGGGAATCCTGCGGCTTGATGGTGATCGACTGCTCGTTGCCCGTGCCGAGGTCCTTTGCCGAGACGTGGACGATGCCGTTTGCATCGATATCGAACGTGACCTCGATCTGCGGGATACCCCGTGGTGCCGGCGGGATACCGGTGAGCTGGAACCGACCCAGAGTGAAGTTGTCCTTTGCGAGCGCCCGCTCGCCTTGCACGACGTGGATCTCGACCGAGGTCTGGCCGTCGGCAGCGGTGGAGAAGATCTGGCTCTTGCGCGTCGGGATGGTGGTGTTGCGCTCGATCAGTTTCGTCGCGATACCGCCGAGCGTCTCGATCCCGAGCGAGAGCGGGGTCACGTCGAGGAGCAGGACGTCTTTTGTCTCGCCGGTCAGCACGCCGCCCTGGATCGCGGCGCCGAGGGCGACACACTCGTCGGGGTTGATGCCCTTGTCGGGCTCCTTGTTGAGGATCTTCTTCACGGTCTCCTGCACGAGCGGTACACGGGTCGATCCGCCGACAAGAAGGACGTGGTCGATATCGCCGGGGCTCAGTTTAGCATCAGAGAGCGCCTGTTTCACCGGTCCGATGGTTGAGTCGACGAGATCGGCGATGAGCTGCTCGAATTTTGCACGAGTAAGATCGATATCGAGGAACTTGGGCCCGCTATCCGTCGTGGTGATGTAGGGGAGGTTGATGTTGGTCTTCTGGACCGTAGAGAGTTCGATCTTCGCGTTCTCGGCTGCGTCCCGTAGCCGCTGCATGGCGACCGGATCCTTGCGGAGGTCGACGCCCTCCTTCTTCTGGAACTCATCGACCAGGTAGTCGATGATCCGCCGATCGAAGTCGTCACCGCCAAGGTGGTTGTTCCCTGCGGTCGCCTTGACCTCGAAGACACCGTCGCCGAGCTGGAGGATGGAGACATCGAACGTACCGCCGCCGAGATCGTAGACGAGAACCGTAGACTCGCCTTCCTTGTCAATACCGTAGGCGAGGGCGCTTGCAGTCGGCTCGTTGATGATCCGGAGCACCTCGAGACCGGCGATTGTTCCTGCGTCCTTGGTTGCCTGTCTTTGAGCGTCGTTGAAGTATGCGGGAACTGTGATGACGGCTTTTGTTATCTTCTCGCCCAGGTACGCCTCTGCGTCCAGTTTGAGCTTCTGGAGGATCATCGCAGAGATCTCCTGGGGCGTGTAGGTCTTATCCCCGATCGTGACCTTCTCACTCGTGCCCATCTTGCGCTTGATCGACTGGATGGTACGGCTTGGGTTTGTGATCGCCTGCCGCTTTGCGACGGTCCCGACCAGCCGCTCGCCCTCCTTGGTGAAGGCTACGACCGAGGGGGTAGTCCTCCCGCCCTCGGCGTTGGCGATGACGGTCGCCCGCCCGCCTTCCATGATTGCCATGCACGAGTTCGTTGTTCCGAGATCGATGCCAAGGACTTTCTCTGAAACCATCTGCTTATTCCTCCATTCCCTTAGACACTACGACTTTAGAGCACCTGATGACCTTATCCTGCATACAATACCCACGGATGACCTCGTCGATCACGGTCCCTTCTTCTGCTTCTGAAGGAACGTAGGCGATAGCCTCATGCCGTTCGGGATCAAAAGGAAGGTTCCGGCACTCGATAGGCTTGATCCCATGCCGTTCAAGAATGGTCATAAAGAGCTTCTTGATCTGCTCCATTCCTTCCTTGAGACCCGCACCGTCGGCCTTCTCCGCCCGCTCAAAGTTGTCTACGACGTCGAGCAACTCCACCGCGAACTCCTCGATGGCAAATGTTGTACGAGCGTCGAGCTCCCGGGCCATCCGCTTTCGGTAGTTGTCGAAATCTGCCGCAAGGCGCAGATAACGGTCGTTAAGGTCATCATACGCCTTCTGCAACTCTTCAAGCGTCGGAGATGCTGCATCCGTCGTTTCATCGAGATCTTGTTGCTTCTCGTTTGGTTCGGATGTATTCTCCTGCATACGCCTTACCTGCTTGAGAATGATGTAAACTACTCGTTTTTGAATATATTGTAATGTAGTTCTATATAATATTGGTGGATAGGGCAAGAATCTGGGTTCTATAATGAGTCGATTTTTCGATTGGGCGCTCTTTCGAGAATATTCCTTCACCGATATGCAGTCCCGAATGAGGCAACTGAAGCCTCTTTGGCTAAATAGCGTCTGATTCACCCCGCATACAGGCCGGCGGGATGAAATACCCCCAAATCCGCGGGCGGCGCCAAATATATCTCCCTATCCCGCTCATGTGTTAACCATGAAGTGGGCACTGCTGTCAGTCTGGGATAAAGCAGGCATCGCTGATCTTGCAAAGACGCTTGTAGAGCATGGTTATCGGATCCTGAGTTCTGGCGGCACCGGAGCCGCGCTGGAGCAGGCGGGCGTTCCGTTCACAGATGTTTCCACCTACACTGGGTTTCCTGAGATGATGCACGGTCGGGTGAAGACCCTTCACCCGAAGATCCACGGAGGTATCCTTGGGCGCCGCGGCATCGATGACGCTGTGATGCAGGAGTACGGGATCGAGCCGATCGATCTTGTCGTGGTGAACCTCTACCCCTTCGAGAAGATGAAGGATGCGGGGTTAACACTCGATGAGATCATCGAGTACATCGATATCGGCGGTCCGGCAATGGTGCGGGCGGCGGCGAAGAACCATAAGTACGTCGCGGTCGTTGTTGACCCGGCCGACTATCCCATGGTCGCGGATGCCGTCCGGCGGGGCGGGTTTACAGCAGAAGAGCGGCTGGCCCTCGCCGCAAAGGCGTTCGCCCGGACAGCGGCTTATGACGGCGCAATCACGAATTACTTCACCGGCATTGACCGGCCGTTCCCTGAAGTCCTCACTCTTCAGTTCAAGAATGGAAGACCACTCCGCTACGGTGAGAATCCGCACCAGGCAGCTGCAGTCTATGGTGATGCCGGCATCGCCGGGGAGGAACCCCTCCAGGGAAAGCAGATGTCCTACAACAATTACCTTGACGTCGACGCTGCAGTCGGCCTGCTCAGGGAGTTCGAGGAGTGCGCCGTCGTCATCGTCAAGCATAACAACCCCTGTGGGGTCGCGACCGGCGAGAACCTTCTTGAGACCTACATCGCTGCGCGGGAGGTCGACCCGGTCTCGGCGTACGGCTCGATAGTCGCGATGAACCGAGAGGT from Methanoculleus thermophilus includes these protein-coding regions:
- the msrA gene encoding peptide-methionine (S)-S-oxide reductase MsrA codes for the protein FMGGTLENPTYRDVCTGRTGHAEVVQVTYDPDEVSYRDLLTVFWNVHDPTTPNRQGPDIGEQYRSVIFYHTPEQEAEARASKEEMKRSGRFGRPIVTAIEPAGTFWRAEEYHQQYFAKRGGGHCRIM
- the dnaJ gene encoding molecular chaperone DnaJ; its protein translation is MGPDSYYDILGVARDADEKEIRKAYRDLARKYHPDVCKEPGAEERFKKINEAYSVLSDAQKRAQYDRMGHEAYSNASRGSYSGGGYSGGFSADFSGFGDIFDAFFGGGFGGGRQSGPRPGADLLMNMRITLEEAVFGTEKEISVDHVEPCPVCDGTGSETRKFTTCPTCGGSGQMRQMSQSIFGSFVRMTPCTACGGRGRMPEARCKTCGGSGHRRARQTVKVRVPPGVDTGMRLRMEGYGDAGEYGAPPGDLYIEISVAPHKSFVRRGDDLETTVDITPAQAALGSEVEIKTIDGRTVVLSIPAGVQHNTGLKIAGEGVRWQTKPGDMLVRVHIVVPTRLTDEERDLYGRLLEIEGKRRPAKKSKGFFQDVVDKMKESVK
- the dnaK gene encoding molecular chaperone DnaK, which produces MVSEKVLGIDLGTTNSCMAIMEGGRATVIANAEGGRTTPSVVAFTKEGERLVGTVAKRQAITNPSRTIQSIKRKMGTSEKVTIGDKTYTPQEISAMILQKLKLDAEAYLGEKITKAVITVPAYFNDAQRQATKDAGTIAGLEVLRIINEPTASALAYGIDKEGESTVLVYDLGGGTFDVSILQLGDGVFEVKATAGNNHLGGDDFDRRIIDYLVDEFQKKEGVDLRKDPVAMQRLRDAAENAKIELSTVQKTNINLPYITTTDSGPKFLDIDLTRAKFEQLIADLVDSTIGPVKQALSDAKLSPGDIDHVLLVGGSTRVPLVQETVKKILNKEPDKGINPDECVALGAAIQGGVLTGETKDVLLLDVTPLSLGIETLGGIATKLIERNTTIPTRKSQIFSTAADGQTSVEIHVVQGERALAKDNFTLGRFQLTGIPPAPRGIPQIEVTFDIDANGIVHVSAKDLGTGNEQSITIKPQDSRPSESEIQRMIDEAKKYEEEDKKKREEIDLRNTADTAIFTAERAIKDAGDSIDASEKEKIETAIADLKKALEGDDLEAIKQKMDLLTEAVYAVTTKMYQKAQAAAQEQKAAGSGAKKDDNVVDADYEVKE
- a CDS encoding nucleotide exchange factor GrpE; protein product: MQENTSEPNEKQQDLDETTDAASPTLEELQKAYDDLNDRYLRLAADFDNYRKRMARELDARTTFAIEEFAVELLDVVDNFERAEKADGAGLKEGMEQIKKLFMTILERHGIKPIECRNLPFDPERHEAIAYVPSEAEEGTVIDEVIRGYCMQDKVIRCSKVVVSKGMEE
- the purH gene encoding bifunctional phosphoribosylaminoimidazolecarboxamide formyltransferase/IMP cyclohydrolase produces the protein MKWALLSVWDKAGIADLAKTLVEHGYRILSSGGTGAALEQAGVPFTDVSTYTGFPEMMHGRVKTLHPKIHGGILGRRGIDDAVMQEYGIEPIDLVVVNLYPFEKMKDAGLTLDEIIEYIDIGGPAMVRAAAKNHKYVAVVVDPADYPMVADAVRRGGFTAEERLALAAKAFARTAAYDGAITNYFTGIDRPFPEVLTLQFKNGRPLRYGENPHQAAAVYGDAGIAGEEPLQGKQMSYNNYLDVDAAVGLLREFEECAVVIVKHNNPCGVATGENLLETYIAAREVDPVSAYGSIVAMNREVGADVARELTKTFVEVVIAPSYTPEALEIMKVKENMRVLRLPEPVVRDEVRSIDGGVLVQRTEPYKENWQVVTEREPTAHEMRAMQLAWKVCQHTKSNAIIFADEKAVIGIGAGQMNRVESAEIAVKKARKSLAGSAVASDAFLPFPDTLEVAAAAGATALVQPGGSIRDQEVIDAANRLNVAMVFTGVRHFRH